A genome region from uncultured Roseibium sp. includes the following:
- the otsB gene encoding trehalose-phosphatase has product MKDLPPIGPNEALFLDFDGTLVDLAPRPEDVRVSDDVILALSRLQDRLDGALAVVSGRPIAQIDAFLAPLHLPAAGLHGLEHRHTVGADIERTKPGPEIRALKGVVRNSGLLEKGVYLEDKGATLALHYRSVPAMEEAVVRLMTEALEALPALHIIRGKMVVEAKPFASDKGSAVRSFLEHAPFKGRKPIFIGDDVTDEDGIAAAQDAGGIGIKVGDGETCARYRLNDVAAVHGWLAGKMTVTET; this is encoded by the coding sequence ATGAAGGATTTGCCGCCGATTGGGCCGAATGAGGCTCTCTTTCTCGATTTCGACGGGACACTGGTCGATTTGGCGCCGCGCCCGGAAGATGTCCGGGTGTCGGATGACGTCATCCTGGCCCTCTCCCGCCTGCAGGATCGTCTCGATGGAGCACTGGCCGTTGTCTCCGGCCGGCCGATCGCTCAGATCGACGCCTTTCTTGCGCCCTTGCACCTGCCTGCCGCCGGTCTTCACGGACTGGAACACCGCCATACCGTCGGCGCCGATATAGAGCGGACGAAACCCGGCCCGGAAATCCGCGCCCTGAAAGGTGTCGTCCGCAATTCCGGCCTTCTGGAAAAGGGCGTCTACCTGGAAGACAAGGGCGCTACGCTTGCTCTTCACTACCGGTCTGTTCCGGCCATGGAAGAGGCGGTGGTCAGGCTCATGACCGAAGCGCTCGAGGCGTTACCTGCTCTTCACATCATTCGGGGCAAGATGGTGGTTGAGGCCAAACCCTTCGCCAGCGACAAGGGCAGTGCTGTCCGGTCGTTTCTCGAACACGCGCCGTTCAAGGGCCGTAAACCGATCTTCATCGGGGATGATGTAACCGATGAAGACGGTATAGCGGCCGCCCAGGACGCCGGCGGGATCGGCATCAAGGTGGGCGACGGCGAAACCTGCGCACGCTATCGGCTGAATGATGTGGCCGCGGTGCATGGCTGGCTTGCGGGTAAAATGACAGTCACGGAGACCTGA
- a CDS encoding di-heme oxidoredictase family protein, with translation MKPRLAALILFAGIWPAPGSAADAVPPWSERGMTGDLDFDALANGDTDPLPELVELGEKLFKAKFVTEDGAGRPEATQAIVPTKRRRPSALAFQRMAGPDANSCASCHNEPGIGGAGAFTANVFVSEGFESADFDSIDPQFSNERGTVALEGAGLIELLSREMTADLRAQRHAALQKARETQKPVTVSLETKGVSFGKLTAEPDGSLDVSGLKGIDDDLTLRPFGQKGVFASLRQFTVNAMNDHHGIQAQERFGKTWTGTDDFDGDGVRDEMSVGQISALVAWQATRPAPERITDLPADWQKASERGEGLFSEIGCAECHRPSLPLESLRFEDPSPFEGAGTLRRADVAQPIVLDLAELDWVKALPRDDKGRVLVPLFGDLKRHKITDAANDTLGNELLSQRFVARDEFMTSELWGVGTTAPYGHRGDLTTLNEVIEAHGGEAADATRAYSALEETDRQSVIAFLRSLEIPE, from the coding sequence ATGAAACCGCGGCTGGCAGCCCTGATCCTTTTCGCCGGCATCTGGCCGGCGCCGGGATCTGCTGCCGATGCGGTTCCGCCCTGGTCGGAACGGGGCATGACCGGGGACCTCGATTTCGATGCGCTCGCGAACGGCGACACGGATCCGCTCCCCGAGCTGGTGGAGCTCGGCGAAAAGCTGTTCAAGGCAAAATTCGTCACCGAGGACGGCGCGGGCCGACCGGAGGCGACACAGGCCATCGTCCCGACCAAGCGGCGGCGTCCTTCCGCCCTTGCTTTCCAGAGGATGGCGGGGCCGGATGCCAATTCCTGCGCTTCCTGCCACAATGAACCGGGGATCGGCGGCGCCGGCGCCTTTACCGCAAACGTCTTCGTTTCCGAAGGGTTCGAAAGCGCGGACTTCGATTCCATCGATCCGCAGTTCTCCAACGAGCGTGGTACGGTCGCCCTGGAAGGGGCTGGCCTGATCGAACTGCTTTCACGGGAAATGACGGCGGACCTGCGCGCCCAGCGCCACGCCGCCCTTCAAAAGGCCCGGGAAACGCAAAAACCGGTAACGGTCTCCCTCGAAACCAAAGGGGTTTCCTTCGGCAAGCTGACGGCGGAACCGGACGGGTCCCTCGACGTCTCCGGGCTGAAGGGGATTGACGACGACCTGACCCTGCGCCCCTTCGGCCAGAAGGGCGTTTTTGCGTCGCTGCGCCAGTTCACCGTCAACGCCATGAACGACCATCACGGCATCCAGGCGCAGGAACGCTTCGGCAAGACCTGGACCGGCACGGATGATTTCGACGGCGACGGGGTCAGGGACGAGATGAGCGTCGGCCAGATCTCAGCCCTCGTGGCCTGGCAGGCGACCCGGCCCGCACCTGAGCGGATAACGGACCTGCCCGCCGACTGGCAAAAGGCGTCAGAGCGCGGCGAAGGCCTGTTTTCGGAGATCGGCTGCGCCGAATGCCATCGCCCCTCCCTTCCTCTTGAGAGCCTGCGTTTCGAGGACCCGTCTCCCTTCGAAGGTGCAGGCACCCTGCGCCGCGCGGATGTGGCACAGCCCATCGTGCTCGATCTCGCTGAACTGGACTGGGTCAAGGCACTGCCGCGAGACGACAAGGGCCGGGTCCTGGTGCCCCTGTTCGGCGACCTGAAGCGACACAAGATCACCGATGCGGCAAACGATACGCTGGGCAACGAATTGCTCAGCCAGCGCTTCGTCGCCCGCGACGAATTCATGACGTCGGAACTCTGGGGCGTCGGCACCACAGCGCCCTACGGACACCGGGGCGATCTGACCACATTGAACGAGGTGATCGAGGCCCATGGCGGCGAAGCGGCGGACGCCACCAGGGCCTATTCGGCGCTTGAGGAGACGGACCGGCAATCGGTGATCGCCTTCCTGCGCAGCCTGGAGATCCCCGAATGA
- a CDS encoding ATP-binding cassette domain-containing protein: MIEMATPLVEMKEISIAFGGVHAVDHASVDLYPGEVVGLLGHNGAGKSTLIKCLSGAYRADSGEIRINGEKANIQSPRDARRYNIETIYQTLALADNLDAASNLFLGRELVTRLGFVDDDAMEAETRKIMGRLNPNFRKFKAPVKALSGGQRQSVAIARAVYFNARILIMDEPTAALGVQETAMVTELIHELKKQGLGIFLIDHDIHSVMKTCDRAAVMKNGKVVGTVKVDQVTEDDLLGMIILGKCPPGAIPGPGAINPEIAAA; this comes from the coding sequence CTGATCGAAATGGCAACTCCCCTTGTTGAAATGAAGGAAATCAGCATCGCCTTCGGCGGTGTGCATGCGGTCGACCACGCCTCGGTGGATCTTTATCCCGGTGAAGTGGTCGGGCTTCTCGGCCACAACGGCGCCGGCAAGTCCACCCTGATCAAGTGCCTGTCCGGCGCCTACCGGGCCGACAGCGGCGAGATCCGCATCAACGGCGAAAAGGCCAACATTCAAAGCCCGCGCGATGCCCGCAGGTACAACATCGAGACCATCTACCAGACCCTGGCTCTGGCGGACAATCTCGATGCGGCGTCCAACCTGTTCCTCGGCCGCGAGCTCGTCACGCGGCTTGGCTTTGTCGACGACGATGCCATGGAGGCGGAAACCCGCAAGATCATGGGCCGGCTCAATCCGAACTTTCGCAAGTTCAAGGCGCCGGTGAAGGCGCTGTCGGGCGGGCAGCGCCAGTCGGTCGCGATCGCCCGGGCGGTCTATTTCAACGCCCGCATCCTGATCATGGACGAGCCGACCGCCGCCCTCGGCGTTCAGGAAACGGCCATGGTGACGGAACTGATCCACGAACTGAAAAAGCAAGGCCTGGGCATCTTCCTGATCGACCACGATATTCATTCGGTGATGAAGACCTGCGACCGCGCCGCCGTCATGAAAAACGGCAAGGTGGTCGGGACCGTGAAGGTCGACCAGGTGACCGAAGACGATCTTCTGGGAATGATCATTCTCGGAAAATGCCCACCGGGCGCGATCCCGGGTCCGGGTGCGATCAATCCGGAGATTGCTGCCGCCTGA
- a CDS encoding ROK family transcriptional regulator — protein MTRKADRDQIRRQNRSIILKALRRQGPMARIDLGKITRLSPATVTAITSDLLAQGLIEGLESDEPKAPQSRGRPRSLLQLNPEAACVVAIRLSVNAIDMSLANFAGETFLNKRVPFDSASADAASFPMLLIETIKGFVGEAAVRPESIREIGVAAQGVVDTGTGMVVWSPAFSGRNIPVVAPLTEAFEAECTLSNDTNMITEALHWIDPARYSDTFAVVMLDYGVGMGLYLDNRLFEGANGMAAEFGHSNHIPGGALCRCGKRGCIEAYLSDYALVRAATHLPETTDPKEINAGVAGLAALIARGDEGDADALTAFASAGRVLGYGLARLLAILDPKRIVLTGAAMRAFRFMEASMYQGLEEALVEDLRQNFEIDVMPWNEDFIRRGLVAQAMDRLDKDYLGASTRKTAPPRDRGAAA, from the coding sequence ATGACACGAAAAGCGGACCGGGATCAGATCCGGCGACAGAATCGAAGCATCATCCTGAAGGCGTTGCGCCGGCAAGGGCCCATGGCCCGTATCGACCTTGGCAAGATCACCCGGCTGAGCCCGGCGACGGTGACGGCCATCACCTCGGACCTGCTCGCGCAAGGCCTGATCGAGGGCCTTGAAAGCGACGAGCCGAAAGCGCCCCAGTCCCGCGGCCGGCCCAGATCCCTGCTGCAGCTCAACCCGGAAGCGGCCTGCGTGGTCGCGATCCGGCTTTCGGTCAACGCGATCGACATGTCGCTGGCGAATTTCGCCGGCGAAACCTTCCTGAACAAACGCGTGCCCTTCGACAGTGCGTCGGCCGATGCGGCCAGCTTTCCCATGCTCCTGATCGAAACGATCAAAGGCTTTGTCGGCGAAGCCGCCGTCCGGCCCGAGAGCATCCGGGAAATCGGCGTGGCCGCCCAGGGCGTCGTCGACACGGGCACCGGCATGGTGGTCTGGAGCCCCGCCTTTTCCGGCCGCAACATTCCCGTCGTCGCGCCGCTGACCGAAGCCTTTGAAGCGGAATGCACCCTGTCCAACGACACCAACATGATCACCGAAGCGCTGCACTGGATCGATCCGGCGCGCTACAGCGACACCTTCGCGGTGGTCATGCTCGACTACGGCGTCGGCATGGGCCTTTACCTCGACAACCGCCTGTTCGAAGGCGCAAACGGCATGGCGGCCGAATTCGGCCATTCCAACCATATTCCCGGCGGGGCGCTGTGCCGGTGCGGGAAACGGGGCTGCATCGAGGCCTATCTGTCCGACTACGCTCTGGTGCGGGCTGCCACCCATTTGCCGGAAACCACCGATCCGAAGGAAATCAATGCCGGTGTGGCCGGGCTGGCCGCCCTGATCGCACGCGGCGACGAGGGCGACGCAGACGCCCTGACTGCCTTTGCCAGTGCCGGCCGCGTCCTCGGCTACGGGCTGGCCCGCCTGCTTGCCATTCTCGATCCGAAACGCATCGTCCTGACCGGGGCCGCCATGCGCGCCTTCCGGTTCATGGAAGCCAGCATGTACCAGGGGTTGGAAGAGGCCCTGGTCGAGGATCTCAGACAGAATTTCGAGATCGACGTGATGCCGTGGAACGAGGACTTCATCCGCCGGGGTCTCGTCGCCCAGGCCATGGACCGTCTCGACAAGGATTACCTCGGTGCGTCGACGCGCAAGACGGCCCCTCCGCGCGACAGAGGGGCGGCGGCATGA
- a CDS encoding sugar ABC transporter permease, with translation MSDTAVSGPKAPAARNFFSVLQLDTRLLGMIGAFVVLCLVFNFVTDGRFLTPRNIFNLSIQTVSVAIMATGMVFVIVTRNIDLSVGSLLATCSAVMAMTQTSILPDRLGLGLGHPLIPWISILAGLVTGVAIGAFNGWLIGYQGIPAFIVTLGGLLVWRYVAWYLTNGQTIGPLDQVFQIFGGTNGTLGVTWSWILGGIAALAAAVSIFSARRRKISHEFPVKPLWAECLVALLAVVAILGFVAILNAYEVPERALRRDFRALGMEMPEGFTASYGLPVSVVVLIAVAIVMTIVARRTRLGRYIFAAGGNPDATELSGVNTRLLTVKVFAIMGALCAVSAVVASARLTNHTNDIGTLDELRVIAAAVIGGTALSGGVGTIYGAILGALIMQSLQSGMAMVGVDAPLQNIVVGAVLVFAVWIDIQYRKRTGD, from the coding sequence ATGTCCGATACCGCCGTGTCCGGGCCCAAGGCCCCGGCAGCACGCAATTTCTTTTCCGTGCTTCAGCTCGATACGCGCCTTCTGGGGATGATCGGCGCCTTCGTCGTGCTGTGCCTTGTGTTCAATTTCGTCACCGACGGTCGGTTCCTGACGCCCCGGAACATCTTCAACCTGTCCATCCAGACCGTCTCGGTCGCGATCATGGCGACCGGCATGGTGTTCGTCATCGTCACTCGCAACATCGACCTGTCGGTCGGCTCGCTGCTGGCCACGTGTTCGGCCGTCATGGCGATGACGCAGACATCCATCCTGCCTGACAGGCTGGGTCTGGGCCTCGGGCATCCGTTGATCCCCTGGATCTCGATCCTCGCGGGCCTTGTCACGGGCGTGGCGATTGGAGCGTTCAACGGCTGGCTGATCGGATATCAGGGCATACCGGCGTTCATCGTGACCCTCGGCGGCCTGCTCGTGTGGCGGTATGTGGCGTGGTATCTCACCAACGGTCAGACGATCGGACCACTCGATCAGGTCTTCCAGATTTTCGGCGGTACAAATGGCACCCTGGGTGTGACCTGGTCCTGGATTCTGGGCGGAATCGCGGCACTTGCGGCGGCGGTGAGCATATTCTCCGCGCGGCGCCGCAAGATCTCCCATGAGTTCCCCGTAAAGCCGTTGTGGGCGGAATGCCTGGTGGCCCTGCTGGCTGTCGTTGCCATCCTGGGCTTTGTCGCCATTCTCAATGCCTACGAGGTTCCGGAGAGAGCCCTGCGGCGGGACTTCCGGGCACTCGGCATGGAAATGCCGGAAGGCTTTACCGCATCATACGGATTGCCGGTCTCGGTGGTCGTGTTGATTGCCGTGGCAATCGTCATGACAATTGTCGCCCGCCGAACGAGGCTTGGCCGCTATATCTTTGCCGCCGGCGGAAATCCCGACGCGACCGAGCTATCGGGCGTCAACACCCGGCTGCTGACCGTCAAGGTCTTTGCGATCATGGGCGCGCTTTGTGCGGTTTCCGCGGTTGTCGCATCGGCACGGCTTACCAATCACACGAATGATATCGGCACCCTCGACGAGCTTCGGGTCATCGCGGCGGCCGTCATTGGGGGCACGGCTCTGTCCGGCGGTGTCGGCACGATTTACGGCGCCATTCTGGGTGCCCTGATCATGCAGTCGCTGCAGTCGGGCATGGCCATGGTCGGCGTCGATGCGCCGTTGCAGAACATCGTCGTGGGCGCGGTTCTGGTATTCGCGGTCTGGATCGATATCCAGTACCGCAAGCGCACGGGAGACTGA
- the xylB gene encoding xylulokinase: protein MFVGLDIGTSSVKAVLLDENQSHVGSATSDLTVERPHPSWSEQDPDSWWTACEAVMDELAARYSAELAAVRGIGLSGHMHGATLLGADDKPLRPCILWNDGRSAKQCEDLERTEPKFLTLGGNRVMPGFTAPKLQWVRENEPDIFAKVAKVLLPKDYVRLKLTGDHVGDMSDSAGTLWLDVAARDWSDDLLAATGLSREHMPRLVEGSDSSGQLRKDLCDRWGMASAPVVAGGGGDNAASACGVGAIDPGSAFVSLGTSGVLFVTNDRFSPNVESAVHAFCHAVPDTWHQMGVILSATDSLNWLARTLGTDPGNLTGALGSVSGPSDVLFLPYLGGERTPHNDVKIRAGFAGIGHETDQKALTHAVLDGVAFALKDCMQALSMAGTKVSRVTAVGGGSRSIQWLEIIATLLDVIIDVPADGDFGASLGAARLGQAAAEGRTAGIFTPPPMRMQIEPRHDLQDTYREAYERWRSLYPALKQAGF, encoded by the coding sequence ATGTTTGTCGGTCTCGACATTGGAACAAGTTCGGTCAAGGCCGTTCTTCTGGATGAAAACCAGTCGCATGTCGGGTCGGCCACGTCCGATCTGACGGTGGAACGGCCGCATCCCTCCTGGTCCGAACAGGATCCGGACAGCTGGTGGACCGCCTGCGAGGCGGTGATGGACGAACTGGCCGCCCGGTATTCCGCCGAGCTGGCTGCGGTTCGCGGCATTGGCCTGTCCGGTCACATGCACGGCGCCACGCTGCTGGGTGCCGACGACAAGCCGTTGCGCCCCTGTATCCTGTGGAACGACGGCCGGTCCGCGAAGCAATGCGAGGATCTGGAGCGGACGGAACCGAAATTCCTGACCCTCGGCGGCAACCGGGTCATGCCCGGCTTCACCGCGCCCAAGCTGCAGTGGGTGCGCGAAAACGAACCGGATATCTTCGCGAAGGTGGCAAAGGTCCTGCTGCCGAAAGACTATGTCCGCCTGAAGCTGACCGGCGACCATGTCGGCGATATGTCCGACAGCGCAGGCACGCTCTGGCTCGATGTGGCCGCCCGCGACTGGTCCGACGATCTGCTTGCCGCGACCGGGCTTTCGCGAGAGCACATGCCGCGGCTCGTGGAAGGCTCGGATAGCTCCGGGCAATTGCGCAAGGACCTCTGCGACCGCTGGGGCATGGCTTCGGCTCCGGTCGTCGCCGGCGGTGGGGGCGACAATGCCGCGTCCGCCTGCGGTGTCGGCGCGATCGACCCGGGCTCGGCCTTCGTGTCGCTGGGGACGTCCGGCGTCCTGTTCGTTACCAACGACCGGTTCTCGCCCAATGTGGAAAGCGCCGTCCATGCCTTCTGCCATGCGGTGCCGGATACCTGGCACCAGATGGGTGTGATCCTGTCGGCGACCGACAGCCTCAACTGGCTGGCCCGAACGCTGGGCACGGACCCCGGAAACCTGACCGGGGCGCTGGGCAGCGTCTCAGGGCCGTCCGACGTCCTGTTCCTGCCCTATCTCGGCGGCGAGCGCACGCCCCATAACGACGTCAAGATCCGGGCGGGCTTTGCCGGGATCGGCCACGAGACCGACCAGAAGGCGCTGACCCATGCGGTTCTCGATGGCGTCGCCTTTGCCCTGAAGGATTGCATGCAGGCGCTGAGTATGGCCGGGACAAAGGTCAGCCGGGTGACCGCCGTCGGCGGCGGCTCGCGCTCGATCCAATGGCTGGAAATCATCGCAACCCTTCTGGACGTGATCATCGACGTGCCCGCCGACGGCGATTTCGGTGCGTCCCTCGGTGCCGCCCGTCTCGGCCAGGCGGCTGCGGAAGGTCGGACGGCCGGCATATTCACGCCGCCGCCCATGCGCATGCAGATCGAGCCCCGGCACGACTTACAGGACACCTACCGGGAAGCCTACGAGCGTTGGCGGTCCCTTTATCCTGCTTTGAAGCAGGCTGGCTTTTAA
- the xylA gene encoding xylose isomerase, whose product MSTGFFGDLEPIRYTGPESTDPLGYRFYNKDEVVLGKRMEDHLRLAVCYWHSFCWPGTDPFGGDTFQRAWMAADGDPMAQARLKADVAFEMFEILGMPFFTFHDRDIAPEGATLAESNANVNAIADIFEDKMSASGMKLLWGTANLFSNRRYMGGAATNPDPDVFAYAAAQVKNVMDATHRLKGENYVLWGGREGYETLLNTDLSRELDQLGRFLSMVVDYKHKIGFTGTILIEPKPQEPTKHQYDYDVATVFGFLKRYGLENEVKVNIEQGHAILAGHSFEHELALANALGIFGSVDMNRNDYQSGWDTDQFAMNVPELALAYYEILKAGGFTTGGTNFDAKLRRQSIDPVDLIQAHVGSADAIARGLKAAARMLEDGRLKGHVDARYDGWNKPENAAILKGESSLEALADRVHGEDLEPQPKSGRQEYLESLVNLYV is encoded by the coding sequence ATGAGCACCGGATTTTTCGGCGATCTCGAACCGATCCGTTACACCGGCCCCGAAAGCACCGACCCGCTCGGCTACCGCTTCTATAATAAGGACGAAGTGGTTCTCGGCAAGCGCATGGAAGACCATCTGCGCCTGGCGGTGTGTTACTGGCACAGCTTCTGCTGGCCGGGCACCGACCCCTTCGGTGGCGACACCTTCCAGCGCGCCTGGATGGCGGCGGACGGCGATCCGATGGCGCAGGCGCGCCTGAAAGCCGATGTCGCCTTTGAGATGTTCGAAATCCTCGGCATGCCGTTCTTCACCTTCCACGACCGCGACATCGCGCCGGAAGGGGCGACGCTCGCCGAAAGCAATGCCAATGTGAACGCGATTGCCGACATCTTCGAAGACAAGATGTCGGCCTCCGGCATGAAGCTTTTGTGGGGCACGGCGAACCTCTTCTCCAACCGGCGCTACATGGGCGGAGCGGCCACCAACCCGGACCCGGACGTCTTCGCCTATGCGGCGGCGCAGGTGAAGAACGTCATGGACGCCACGCACCGGCTGAAGGGCGAGAACTACGTGCTCTGGGGCGGCCGCGAAGGCTATGAGACCTTGCTCAACACGGATCTGTCCCGCGAGCTGGATCAGCTCGGCCGCTTCCTCTCCATGGTGGTCGACTACAAGCACAAGATCGGCTTTACCGGCACGATCCTGATCGAGCCCAAGCCGCAGGAGCCGACCAAGCACCAGTACGACTACGACGTGGCCACCGTCTTCGGCTTCTTGAAGCGCTACGGCCTGGAAAACGAAGTGAAGGTGAACATCGAGCAGGGGCACGCGATCCTGGCCGGCCATTCCTTCGAACATGAACTGGCGCTCGCCAATGCGCTGGGCATCTTCGGCTCCGTCGACATGAACCGGAACGACTACCAGTCCGGCTGGGACACGGACCAGTTTGCCATGAACGTCCCCGAACTGGCGCTTGCCTATTACGAGATCCTGAAGGCGGGCGGCTTTACCACCGGCGGCACCAATTTCGACGCCAAGCTACGGCGCCAGTCGATCGATCCGGTGGATCTGATCCAGGCTCATGTCGGCTCCGCCGATGCGATCGCAAGAGGCTTGAAGGCGGCCGCACGGATGCTGGAGGACGGACGCCTGAAGGGCCATGTCGACGCCCGTTATGACGGCTGGAACAAGCCGGAAAACGCCGCGATCCTGAAGGGTGAGAGCTCGCTGGAAGCGCTGGCGGACCGGGTCCATGGCGAAGACCTGGAGCCGCAGCCGAAATCCGGTCGCCAGGAATATCTGGAAAGCCTGGTCAATCTCTACGTCTGA
- the xylF gene encoding D-xylose ABC transporter substrate-binding protein, with product MRKIKILLVGALMSASALSAAHAADIVVGVSWSNFQEERWKTDEAAIKGALEAAGAKYISADAQSSSAKQLSDVEALIAQGATALIILAQDSQAIGPAVQAAADEGIPVVGYDRLIEDPRAFYLTFDNVEVGRMQARAVYKVAPEGNYVMIKGSPTDPNADFLRGGQQEVLQPAIDSGKIKIVGEAYTDGWLPANAQRNMEQILTATDNKVDAVVASNDGTAGGVVAALTAQGMEGIPVSGQDGDHAALNRVAKGTQTVSVWKDARELGKAAGEIAVAMAGGKKMSEVDDAAAWTSPAGTELTARFLKPVPITKDNLNVVVDAGWITKDALCQGVTNGPAPCN from the coding sequence ATGCGTAAAATAAAAATTCTTTTGGTTGGCGCACTTATGTCCGCCAGTGCACTTTCTGCTGCCCATGCCGCCGATATCGTTGTCGGTGTGAGCTGGTCCAACTTCCAGGAAGAACGCTGGAAGACTGACGAAGCCGCCATCAAGGGCGCTCTCGAAGCCGCCGGCGCCAAGTACATTTCGGCCGATGCCCAGTCGTCGTCTGCCAAGCAGCTGTCCGATGTCGAGGCGCTGATCGCCCAGGGCGCCACCGCGCTGATCATTCTCGCCCAGGATTCCCAGGCGATCGGCCCGGCCGTGCAGGCCGCCGCCGACGAAGGCATTCCGGTGGTCGGCTACGACCGCCTGATCGAGGATCCGCGCGCCTTTTACCTGACCTTCGACAACGTCGAAGTCGGACGGATGCAGGCCCGCGCGGTCTACAAGGTCGCGCCGGAAGGCAACTACGTCATGATCAAGGGCTCGCCGACCGATCCGAACGCCGACTTCCTGCGGGGCGGTCAGCAGGAAGTCCTGCAGCCGGCTATCGACAGCGGCAAGATCAAGATCGTGGGCGAAGCCTACACAGACGGCTGGCTGCCGGCGAACGCTCAGCGCAACATGGAACAGATCCTGACCGCCACCGACAACAAGGTCGATGCGGTTGTGGCCTCCAACGACGGCACCGCCGGCGGCGTTGTCGCGGCGCTCACCGCGCAGGGCATGGAAGGCATTCCGGTGTCCGGCCAGGACGGCGACCATGCGGCCCTGAACCGCGTCGCCAAGGGCACCCAGACCGTTTCCGTCTGGAAGGATGCCCGTGAACTCGGCAAGGCCGCCGGTGAAATCGCGGTCGCAATGGCCGGTGGCAAGAAAATGTCGGAAGTCGACGATGCCGCTGCCTGGACCTCCCCGGCCGGCACCGAGCTGACGGCGCGCTTCCTGAAGCCGGTCCCGATCACCAAGGACAACCTCAATGTCGTGGTCGATGCCGGCTGGATTACCAAGGATGCGCTCTGCCAGGGCGTGACCAACGGTCCGGCTCCCTGCAACTGA